From the genome of Geminocystis herdmanii PCC 6308, one region includes:
- a CDS encoding aminotransferase class V-fold PLP-dependent enzyme yields the protein MFDILSHREEFTGLQDKCYFNFGGQGILPRSSLQKIIDSYNYIEKVGPFGVKINSWIYQTIHDTKSAIASEIGVTPDTIALTENVTASCNIPLWGIKWQEGDEILFTDAEHPGVIAIIKEISRRFGVKIVTCPIVATLNEGNPLTVIENHLTAKTKLLVISHILWNTGQVLPLKEIVSLCHNYSSHAIQVLVDGAQSAGSLPLNLLESQVDYYGCTGHKWLCGAGGVGFLYVRQDLISQLPPTFIGWRSLNYSKSDLPFTDDGSRYEVATSAYPLFLALKSSIELHQKWGSIEQRYQKICQLSGYLWSKLREIDGIECLKHSLPESGLVSFYLRNGQDADKVVKILEEKGFYLRTLVSPYCIRACVHYFTLESEIDALVNCLKQI from the coding sequence ATGTTCGATATTTTATCCCACAGAGAAGAATTTACTGGTTTACAAGATAAATGTTATTTTAATTTTGGTGGTCAAGGTATTCTACCTCGATCGAGCTTACAAAAAATCATCGATAGTTATAATTACATTGAAAAAGTAGGTCCTTTCGGTGTCAAAATCAATAGTTGGATTTATCAGACTATTCATGACACTAAGAGTGCGATCGCATCTGAAATCGGCGTAACCCCTGATACCATTGCTTTAACCGAAAATGTCACCGCCAGTTGTAATATTCCTCTTTGGGGGATAAAGTGGCAAGAAGGAGACGAAATCTTATTCACCGATGCCGAACATCCGGGAGTAATTGCTATCATTAAAGAAATTAGTCGCCGTTTTGGAGTTAAAATTGTTACTTGCCCCATAGTTGCTACTCTTAATGAAGGTAATCCCCTGACTGTCATCGAAAATCATCTCACCGCCAAAACAAAATTGTTGGTTATAAGTCACATTTTATGGAATACGGGGCAAGTTTTACCCTTAAAAGAGATTGTGTCATTATGTCATAACTATTCTTCCCATGCCATACAAGTTTTAGTGGATGGTGCGCAATCGGCAGGAAGTTTACCCTTAAATTTGCTTGAAAGTCAGGTAGATTATTATGGTTGTACAGGGCATAAATGGTTATGTGGTGCAGGAGGTGTTGGGTTTCTTTATGTGCGTCAAGATTTAATTTCTCAGTTGCCTCCCACTTTTATCGGTTGGCGAAGTTTAAACTATAGTAAATCTGATTTACCTTTTACGGATGATGGCAGTCGTTATGAGGTGGCAACTTCCGCTTATCCTTTATTTTTGGCTTTAAAAAGCTCGATCGAACTTCATCAAAAATGGGGTAGTATTGAGCAACGGTATCAAAAAATTTGTCAATTAAGCGGTTATTTGTGGTCAAAATTAAGAGAGATTGACGGTATAGAATGCTTAAAACATAGTTTGCCAGAGTCTGGATTAGTGTCGTTTTACCTGAGAAACGGACAAGATGCCGATAAAGTTGTCAAAATCTTAGAAGAAAAAGGCTTTTACTTGCGTACCTTAGTTAGTCCTTATTGTATCCGTGCCTGTGTCCATTATTTCACCCTTGAATCAGAAATTGACGCATTGGTAAATTGTCTTAAACAAATTTGA